Within the Cryptosporangium aurantiacum genome, the region CGGTGCTGCCGTACTTCGTCCGATCGCTCGGCGGCGGTGACCTGGCGATCGGCGTCGTCGTGGGCGCGATGGCGGTGGCCGCGGTCGTGGTCCGGCCGTTCACCGCACCGGCGATCCAGAACTGGGGCTTCCAGCGGCTGATCCTCCTCGGGGGTGTCGCCGGTGCGCTGGCCACCGCCGGGAACGCGTTCGCGAACAGCTTCGCTGCCCTGCTGGCGCTCCGCCTGGTCAGCGGTGCCGCGCTGGCGATCCTGTTCGTCGCGTGCACGGCCCGGGTAATGGCGACGACGCCCGCCGACCAGCGGTCCGCAGCGGTCAGCTACTTCTCGGTGGCGCCATATCTCGGGCTGGGGCTCGGCCCGGTCGTCGGCCAGCCCTGTTACGACGCGTTCGGCTTCACCACCACGTTCCTGCTGGCGGGCGCCCTGCAGCTGATCGGAACCGTGCCGATCCTGCTGATCGCCAACCACCGGTCGCCGGGCGAGGGGGCGCCCCGGTTCCACTCCGCGGCGATCTGGCCGGGGACGGTGCTCGCGCTCGGCATCATCGGCGTCGTCGCGTTCAACGCGTTCATCCCGCTCTACGTGGACGAACTGCACGGCAGCAGCCCGGCGTGGATGTTCCTCGTGTACTCGGTCGTGGTGGTCGCGGCCCGGATCTTCGCCGGTGGGTTACCGGACCGGCTCGGACCGATCCGCGCCGGGACGTTCGCGACCGTCGGCATCGTCATCGGGCTGGTCGTGATCGCGGCCGCCCCGTCGACGCTCTGGATCTACGTCGGCATCCTGCCGCTGGGCGCCGGCATCGCGTTCCAGTACCCCGGTCTGCTGGCGCTGACCGTCAGCCGGGTCCGGGAGTCCGAACAGCCGGCCGCGGTCTCGACGTTCACGATGTTCTTCGACGTCGCGACCGGCGTCGGTGGGCTGGTCGTGGGCCAGGCCGCGGCGATCGGCGGTTATCGCACCGCGTTCGCGGCGGCGGCGTGCTGCTCGCTGATCGGTCTGGTGCTGCTGCGCACGGTGGTCGCCCGCGCCCGGTAGCGTCGGATTCGTGGCGGCTCTCCGACGACGCGCGCCGGAGCGTCCGCTTCGGGTGGACGACGGACCCGACCGGGGGACGCTGATCGCCGCGCTGGTCGTCGTCGCGCTGGGCGCGGTCGCGATCCTCGTCGGCTCCTCGCTCGGACGCGACGAGCACGGCACCGACGGGAGCTTCCGCGACGCGCTCCCTGCGATTCCGGCGTTCCGGGCCACCGAACTGGGCCCGGTCCGGGAGCACGGGCGGGTCGCGGCCCGCGACAACGGCCAGAGCGCCCGCTACGGCGACCGGTCGGTCTGGGTGTTCGGCGACACCGTCCTTCGCTCCCCCGAGGGTTTCCTCTCCAACAGCGGAGCGTCCACCACCGACCTGCGGGCCTCCGACGGTGTCACGCTGACCGGCACCGACGTCTTCGGCAGCGACGCCGAGTCGCCGGCGGCGCTGATCACCCACACCCCGGCGGAGACCGCCTGGGAGCGGCAGCACGACCCGTCGACCGGGTGCTCGCCGGCCACCGACGTCTACTGCGGCGCGAAGTTCGCGTACTGGCCCGGCCCGGTGATCGCCGACCCGCGCCGGGCCCGCGTCCTGGTGTTCTACGTCAAGCTCTGCCGCAGCGGCGGTGCGGATACGCCGTGCTCGGGCCCCTACGGCCGGGCGCTCGGCACCGGCATCGCCGAGTTGGACATGCGCACGCACCGGGTGTCGCGGCTCACCGCGGCGCACGTCAAGCCGGTGCGCAGCATCGAGGGCGAGGACCCGACGATGTTCTTTCCGCCCGCCGACAGTTACAACGCGGCGGCGATGGTCGTCGGGCAGGAGGCGTACGTC harbors:
- a CDS encoding MFS transporter, giving the protein MATLRDRPTARLITPEFAALLAAALGAFLSLGMTLPVLPYFVRSLGGGDLAIGVVVGAMAVAAVVVRPFTAPAIQNWGFQRLILLGGVAGALATAGNAFANSFAALLALRLVSGAALAILFVACTARVMATTPADQRSAAVSYFSVAPYLGLGLGPVVGQPCYDAFGFTTTFLLAGALQLIGTVPILLIANHRSPGEGAPRFHSAAIWPGTVLALGIIGVVAFNAFIPLYVDELHGSSPAWMFLVYSVVVVAARIFAGGLPDRLGPIRAGTFATVGIVIGLVVIAAAPSTLWIYVGILPLGAGIAFQYPGLLALTVSRVRESEQPAAVSTFTMFFDVATGVGGLVVGQAAAIGGYRTAFAAAACCSLIGLVLLRTVVARAR
- a CDS encoding DUF4185 domain-containing protein; amino-acid sequence: MAALRRRAPERPLRVDDGPDRGTLIAALVVVALGAVAILVGSSLGRDEHGTDGSFRDALPAIPAFRATELGPVREHGRVAARDNGQSARYGDRSVWVFGDTVLRSPEGFLSNSGASTTDLRASDGVTLTGTDVFGSDAESPAALITHTPAETAWERQHDPSTGCSPATDVYCGAKFAYWPGPVIADPRRARVLVFYVKLCRSGGADTPCSGPYGRALGTGIAELDMRTHRVSRLTAAHVKPVRSIEGEDPTMFFPPADSYNAAAMVVGQEAYVYGDCTDRCHLARAPLDRITDRSRWTFYTGRDSSGAARWSPDAGKAADTVLAGAAGNTVLWVPALRSWLNVYLPYGDNTLRAQIGGSPYGPWSKEIRLLTTRGKGINYAGFGHPEFAERDGLVQYLTYFQADTGAQRLVKVTFAD